AACATATTGTAGTACATGATTTAAGAGTATGATTATCTTTACGTGGAATAATACGCATTCTACTTTgactgaaaaattgaaaaatagtgAATACAGTTTTATACAACCTGATTAAATACACTATACTTTTTTATATGcaaatttctaaaattttaaatatcagtCTTTGCCTTTCATTCAGAACCATACCGTatctcttcatacctcaataattAGGAAAAAGAGAAATGGAACACAGGATCTTGATGCAAACAGAAACTATATAAACAGGATTAAACTATATGTAAAGACTGTATAAGAACAAATTGCAATTCATAAACTTGAAGGAAAACAGCAGTCAATACGGTACTGATCAGTATCTCTGAACAAAGAGTATTAAGTCAATACCAAATTAATATAAGACTAAAAGGTACCTTTCCACATTATGAAATTCATTATACAATCAATCACCATCCCCAGTGTAAAATTATGCGATAACCAAGACTAAAGtctttaataatttatttcgAGCTTCCATATCATCTCATATATTATATAGTAATCTTTGTGTATCTTATGAAACAATATGTAGgcataataaaaatatagttatttcataaaattaacaaattttctaACGTAATTAATTTCTCTCTTATTTGAAATAACAActgataaaactaataataatatttataatgaaaCTAATAACAGGAAGTGGTCATTTGTAGTAGTTGTATCTGTGGTTAAACTTACGGTCACAAACGAATGGCTTATCAGTGTCAACAGCATCATAGTTGGTTTTTTTGCGCCCACGTCCCCCAccctatttaataaaaatatatgacaAATTTAGTATTTGTCAtatcaaaaatatatataaagagGCTTAACAAGAAATTTTTTTAGTtgtgaaatttttaatttaatttaatttaatttttaaataaaacaagttAAACATACCTTTGTACGCTTGCCCCCTGGGCTATCTGTGGAAGGTGGATGGCTTCGTGTAGGATGATGACCACCTCCACGAGGTTTTCTTCGTTTCCTTTTACTACTGTAactttcttcataatcatagtcacTCTCAGGATCAGGTTCTTCATATGTATCCATATCTAACATGTCCTGCTCATCATAATACCATGCATCTTTACTATGTTCCTCTATAACATGTTAATgcatatttattaaattaattatgtAATTTGATCTTCATTGATACGATATAAAAGTATAAAGCATATTTACCTTTAAGAGCAACTGATTCTTTGCTATCATCATTTACATGTGTTACAGTCTCCACTCCTTCATTACCATCTTCTGTATCTCCTCTTGGTCCTCGTTTTGGATGCAAATAATGCATTAAATATTGACGTCGTTTCTTTCGCCATCTTTTACTAGGATATGTATATATCTGACCATGTAATAAACCTGGTAATCTTTCTCTTGAAGACATAAACAGAGCAGAATGATTCTGTGCTACCCCTATAATTTTATATATCATGTTTATGAGTTCAAATCAtaagtaaataaaatataaaatattttataacaaaCAGAAGAAATAGAAAAGAAATTTTATAACAAACAGTTAATGAATATacactataattttttaaaatactaaatcttttaGAAGTTACGACtgattaaaatactatatacaGTAAAAAAGTGTGCAGTTTGTCATAAAACAAGAGCAAATTAGGTATATGGTAATTTTAGGGATACATTtagtataatattatttttctaatgaagcagtttttaaacattttttcctcTGCAAATAAAAGAAatcctataaaataaaatactaaacAAAACAAGTTTCAAGCTTTCACACAGCATGGTTTCAAAGATATTAATCTATAATAGCACTTGAGAAACATCCCATACACATACATATAAGCAAAACAGTTCTTGATCCATTATAGCATTATACAACATCGTCATGATCGCATAGGTACTAGAAATATCCTCCAAACAATTCGCAATAAACATACCTGTTTGCGAATCGAGAAAAGGCATACGAAGGCGTCGTTCCCTGCATAATCGGCTATTATAATTAGAGGCGTTTTCGATGGATTCTCTGTACGCTGTGTCATTGAGGAAGCTACAAAAAATCGATAGTAGCCATGTAAGCGTTCTACACTGTACAGAGAAGAAAATTCACGAGTAATGTTAATTTAACATTTACCTCTCAATTTTGCACAAGTTACTCTCgtttataacttgaataattccatgTGCAGACGGCGAAATTGTTACAGCTGTCATTTTACAGAACTAAACAATACGCTCCTAACTACTTAACTCCTTGCCGCTTGTTCTTCTTTCCGGAAGCAGAATCCCATTCCTTAGCGCATGCGTGCTCctctgaataaaataaatacaatcatAGACAAGGTACTAAGTAGATCTATCAGCCAATGTATTTTTTCGTGAAAATTAATTTCAGCGACCTCTGTACGAGAATGACGACTAATTTAAGAATCGTCGACTAGCGGCATCTATTATTAAACAACCGTCCTGCAGTAAAGTGCATTTCTGTTGACAGGTCGTTGTTCAGatgcgttgcatttttattgtgaagTATTTTTCAGAATCTTTCACGAATGCTAAAACATCTATTAGTATTAGTTCGTTGTTGGTTATTACCGTCTATCATACGGAAATAAACACATGTACTTGGACAAGGTCATCTAAATCATGTGAGTCAGTTTGTATATGTACCAAAACGTATCTCTTctgttcgaataattaggtttaTTTATTGACATACAAAATTGGGTAGCACGTGCGTTTGATTTTATTCTTAGAGCAAGTGCGTATTTTTAGTCTATAGACGTGGattattttttgttaatttttagaTTCGTTAGCACTGTTAGTTTATTAATTTCAAATTCTTAGTCAAAGTATGTACATATTTCTTATTataattcttttgtattttagaaGTACTGCTAAATATACATCATGCCACGTAGAAATCGTCATAAAAAAGCTCCTCTCATTGGAGAAGATACGAGAATTGCAGTGAATCTGACACTAAAAAAGTTAATGGAAACTCCTGATCAAAAAGAACTGGAGTTTCCATCTTCTTATACAGCAGAAGAGAGGGCTTATATTCATAAGCTTGCATACGAATTAGGATTAAAATCTAAAAGTAGAGGGTAAGATATAAATGAGAtataaataagatataaatgagGATAAGAATTACATGTTTGTCTCAAATAGTAAAGGTATCAATCGATTTTTAACGGTATATAAGAGAGAGGGGTCAACCATAGTTCAAGCTGATGCAGTAATAAAACTACAAAGTGCATCAAGACAGAGTATTTATAGTTTATTACAAAGTTTTCCTTTAAATCATAAAGAATGTCAAGATTTATTACCCCCGATTGAAAGAGAACGACCTCTTAATACAGATGGTATTAATATTGTCTTTAAGTTATATTAACAGATATATTTCACATAGCTTTAAAATAATTGTATAATTTATTGTTTTTAGTTTCAATTAATGCAAATACTAAAGCAATGGGTCGATTGAACAACAGTGTACCACAAATACCACAACTAAAAACTAATTTTGATGTATTAAATTTTCGTAAATCACTTCCAATTTTTAATGTTAGGGAGGATATTTTGAATGCTTTGAATACTAATCAAGTGGTTATAGTAGGAGGTGAAACAGGTAGTGGCAAAACTACCCAAATACCTCAGTTCATTCTTGAGTACTGTCAACAAAGGCATCAACCTTGTAGAATTATTTGTACTCAACCAAGAAGACTGTCAGCTGTTTCTGTGGCTGAAAGAGTAGCATTTGAAAGAGATGAAAAAATTGGCCAAACATTTGGTTATCAGATAAGACTTGAGAGTAGAGTTGCACCAAAAACTCTTCTAACATACTGTACAAATGGTGTATTGCTTAGAACTCTTATGGCAGGTGATTCTGCCCTGAGTACTGTTACACATGTCATTGTAGATGAAGTTCACGAACGTGATAGATTTTGTGACTTTCTTTTAATAGCACTAAAAGATGCACTATTGAAACACAGAAATCTGAAGCTGGTGCTCATGAGTGCTACATTGGatgttaatatttttgtaaagtACTTTAGTAAATGTGCAGTTATCAATGTTTTGGGGAGATCATTCGATGTGGATACATATTTTCTTGAAGATGTTTTAAAAATGACTGGCTATATGACTAAAGAAATGCTTTCAAAGCGAAAAGAGTTCATGAATAAAAAAGATCAACGTAAAGTATTAGAGACTTGGACTCAGTACAAACCCCAGCAATCAAGATCGCATACTACTAATGAGAAATGTTTATTACCTGCTCCAATTTTAGCTCAACACTGTGAACCTATTCCAGAAAAAGTAAAACTAGAGCCTTGGTTAATAGAAGAAATGGATAAAAGTATTTCTGATGCATGGTTGCTTGGTGGTGAAGATAATTTTGCACAACTTTTATACTTCATATTGTCTGAAAATGTTTCTGTAGATTATCAACATTCCACAACATCTGTAACTCCGCTTATGGTGGCTGCAGGTAGAGGATGTATAAACACTACAGAGCAACTTCTAAATTTAGGTGCAAACTTAAATTTACGAGCAGGCAATGAATGGACAGCATTAGATTGGGCAAGAAACATGAATCAAACTGAATGTGCAGAATTAATAGAAGCATATATGAAAACTTATGATTGTGCTTTGCAAGATGATACAGTAATACATGCTAAAGATGTTTCACTTTCTGAAGAAGACAAGCTTTTGTTGGATGTTTATCACCATACATTTAATGATGATAACATAAATTATGATCTCCTTTTACAATTAATTTTACACATCCATTTGAAAATGGCTCCTGGTTCTCTCTTAATATTCCTGCCAGGATATGATGACATTGTGACTATGaaggaaaaaataaataatgaggAAAAAGAAATGAATCAGGGTTTACGATATAATTTATATGTACTGCATTCAAACATGCAAACATGTGATCAGAAGAAAGTTTTTAAGCCAAGTCCCCAAGGAACTCGAAAGATTATTCTTGCAACAAATATAGCTGAAACAAGTATAACAATCGATGATGTTGTTTATGTCATTGACTCGGGAAAAGTTAAAGAAAAATCTTTTGATGCCATATCGGGAGTATGCACACTTAAATCTAATTGGATCTCCCAAGCTTGTGCAAAACAACGTAAGGGTAGAGCAGGAAGATGTAAAAAAGGCATTTGTTATCGTTTGTTTTCTTCGATTCGGTACAATAGTATGCAGCCATATCAAAcgccagaaattttaagattgCCACTGCAAGAATTGTGTTTATATACAAAGCATTTAGCTCCAGGAAATACACCCATTGCAGAATTTTTAGATCGAGCATTAGAACCACCTTCTAATTTGGTAACAAGAAATGCAGTTCAGTTATTGAAAACTATTGATGCACTAGATCCGTGGGAAGATCTCACTGAATTAGGAAGTCATTTACTTGATTTACCAATTGAGCCACGACTTGGAAAAATGTTATTGTATGCTGTTGTTTTAAAATGTTTAGATCCAGTTTTAACTATTGTATGCAGTTTAGCGTATAAGTAAGTTATATTCTTATAGCATTTAAAATTGTTTTATATGAAGTAAAATAACattttgataaatatttaatttcagaGATCCTTTTGTTTTACCTACACAACCGTCACAAAAAAGAGCTGCGACTGCAGCTCGTAAAAGATTTGCAACGAACACATATTCTGATCATATGGCAGTGTTACGTGCTTTTCAAGGTTGGCAAAATGCACGTGCAAGTGGTAAAGAACGTATATTTTGtgaacaaaattttatttctgCTGCTGTGATGGAGATGGTAGTTGGGATGCGTACTCAAATTCTCGGTCAACTTCGTGCATCTGGATTTGTTAGAGCGCGTGGACCGGGAGATATTAGAGATCTGAATTCCAATTCTGAAAATTGGGCAGTAGTGAAAGCAGCTTTGACTGCTGGATTATATCCAAATCTCATAAGAGTAGACAGAGAGCACATGCAATTGAGAACACAGTATGTACATTGctttaatattttcaatataatttcatattagaaagtgttgtattttcacGTAGTTATTAATGAATGTTACAGGAAAGCAGTGAAAGTATTTTTCCATCCATCATCCACTTTAAGAGATTACCCTAAATCACCAAGAATGACATCTGCACAAACACATTCAGCTAATGTAGAAACATTGCCTTGTGATTGGTTACTTTACGAAGAAATGAGTCGCACAGGACATTTCTGCCATGTTAAAATGGTTACTCTAGTTAATCCATTAACAGTGGCATTATTCTGTGGACCAGCAAGATTATCTGTGGATGTTATTTATGAAGCTGAATGTaagtttttttttatcatttatgCTGTTGATTGTAATGAGACCATTATATAATATTTCAATGTTATTGTCATCAATTGATAGCCGTACCCGAAAGTGAATCGGACTCCGAAGTCGATGAAAATAATGATGGAACGATTTTTAAACTCGATGATTGGGTAGTGTTCAAACTTGACCCTGAGACTGCTCGATTCTTTTTACATTTAAGACAAAAGTGGAATGCTTTGTTCTTGAGGCGTATGAAAACGCCAAACAAAGCTATGTCACAATTAGACGAGAAGGTAGTAAGTACCTTGGTTAGTGTAATCACAAATGAAGAACAGGCATGTGGGCTACAGCAACCATCTGGTATTGGTCAAAGACCACGTCCATTAATCGTCGACTACTATCCTGCTAATGCTAGAAGGACAGATGACTTCGTAGAGGTAAATTTCTCAACTTAACATGCTAGTAATATGTACACGTATTATTTTTTAGTtgattataaataaaatttgttctCTCTTTCTTTTAGAGAAGTTTTTAAATTCGGATACAAGAAGAATATTATAGTATGTATGATTCATGAGAAACATTTAATTTTCTTAGTTCCTACATGTAACTCATTGCAAAATTACAATGGTATTTCCGTATTTTTATGGATTTTGTGGAAGTTAAATAGATTTCATTTGAAACAGACAGGGTAAAAGAAATTACCACTGATTGCAGAATATTTGTAGTTGCCTTCGAATGTTTATTCAGTATTAACAAAGTTTTAGAGACGAATTATTTCTTTACCTTATTTTAGTAGAGACTTTTAAGGAATATAAATATTATGCATAGTTGTgctatatattttataaatgtacatattcctatttttatgtaataattgaataattttacTGGCAATTTCAAATTCATATCAGGAgtgtaatattttcatttttaagaTTTTACAAAAACATTCGCATAC
The sequence above is a segment of the Calliopsis andreniformis isolate RMS-2024a chromosome 3, iyCalAndr_principal, whole genome shotgun sequence genome. Coding sequences within it:
- the D4 gene encoding double PHD fingers d4 isoform X3; the encoded protein is MTAVTISPSAHGIIQVINESNLCKIESFLNDTAYRESIENASNYNSRLCRERRLRMPFLDSQTGVAQNHSALFMSSRERLPGLLHGQIYTYPSKRWRKKRRQYLMHYLHPKRGPRGDTEDGNEGVETVTHVNDDSKESVALKEEHSKDAWYYDEQDMLDMDTYEEPDPESDYDYEESYSSKRKRRKPRGGGHHPTRSHPPSTDSPGGKRTKGGGRGRKKTNYDAVDTDKPFVCDRGSRRGRQNATSSSTSSPSPAAPSASAAGASTQPQPPQPQQQTPPPPQQQQQQQQVPPVQTTVAPASPTMVTVKEEPLPAVSSPGTAVPSPSATVKTERPPTPGTNEKKAGKSAQPSPYCDFCLGDARENKKTGGSEELVSCSDCGRSGHPTCLQFTANMIVSVRKYRWQCIECKCCSICGTSDNDDQLLFCDDCDRGYHMYCLSPPLASPPEGSWSCRLCIAEFHRRD
- the LOC143177243 gene encoding 3'-5' RNA helicase YTHDC2 isoform X2, translating into MPRRNRHKKAPLIGEDTRIAVNLTLKKLMETPDQKELEFPSSYTAEERAYIHKLAYELGLKSKSRGKGINRFLTVYKREGSTIVQADAVIKLQSASRQSIYSLLQSFPLNHKECQDLLPPIERERPLNTDVSINANTKAMGRLNNSVPQIPQLKTNFDVLNFRKSLPIFNVREDILNALNTNQVVIVGGETGSGKTTQIPQFILEYCQQRHQPCRIICTQPRRLSAVSVAERVAFERDEKIGQTFGYQIRLESRVAPKTLLTYCTNGVLLRTLMAGDSALSTVTHVIVDEVHERDRFCDFLLIALKDALLKHRNLKLVLMSATLDVNIFVKYFSKCAVINVLGRSFDVDTYFLEDVLKMTGYMTKEMLSKRKEFMNKKDQRKVLETWTQYKPQQSRSHTTNEKCLLPAPILAQHCEPIPEKVKLEPWLIEEMDKSISDAWLLGGEDNFAQLLYFILSENVSVDYQHSTTSVTPLMVAAGRGCINTTEQLLNLGANLNLRAGNEWTALDWARNMNQTECAELIEAYMKTYDCALQDDTVIHAKDVSLSEEDKLLLDVYHHTFNDDNINYDLLLQLILHIHLKMAPGSLLIFLPGYDDIVTMKEKINNEEKEMNQGLRYNLYVLHSNMQTCDQKKVFKPSPQGTRKIILATNIAETSITIDDVVYVIDSGKVKEKSFDAISGVCTLKSNWISQACAKQRKGRAGRCKKGICYRLFSSIRYNSMQPYQTPEILRLPLQELCLYTKHLAPGNTPIAEFLDRALEPPSNLVTRNAVQLLKTIDALDPWEDLTELGSHLLDLPIEPRLGKMLLYAVVLKCLDPVLTIVCSLAYKDPFVLPTQPSQKRAATAARKRFATNTYSDHMAVLRAFQGWQNARASGKERIFCEQNFISAAVMEMVVGMRTQILGQLRASGFVRARGPGDIRDLNSNSENWAVVKAALTAGLYPNLIRVDREHMQLRTQKAVKVFFHPSSTLRDYPKSPRMTSAQTHSANVETLPCDWLLYEEMSRTGHFCHVKMVTLVNPLTVALFCGPARLSVDVIYEAESVPESESDSEVDENNDGTIFKLDDWVVFKLDPETARFFLHLRQKWNALFLRRMKTPNKAMSQLDEKVVSTLVSVITNEEQACGLQQPSGIGQRPRPLIVDYYPANARRTDDFVERSF
- the LOC143177243 gene encoding 3'-5' RNA helicase YTHDC2 isoform X1, which encodes MPRRNRHKKAPLIGEDTRIAVNLTLKKLMETPDQKELEFPSSYTAEERAYIHKLAYELGLKSKSRGKGINRFLTVYKREGSTIVQADAVIKLQSASRQSIYSLLQSFPLNHKECQDLLPPIERERPLNTDVSINANTKAMGRLNNSVPQIPQLKTNFDVLNFRKSLPIFNVREDILNALNTNQVVIVGGETGSGKTTQIPQFILEYCQQRHQPCRIICTQPRRLSAVSVAERVAFERDEKIGQTFGYQIRLESRVAPKTLLTYCTNGVLLRTLMAGDSALSTVTHVIVDEVHERDRFCDFLLIALKDALLKHRNLKLVLMSATLDVNIFVKYFSKCAVINVLGRSFDVDTYFLEDVLKMTGYMTKEMLSKRKEFMNKKDQRKVLETWTQYKPQQSRSHTTNEKCLLPAPILAQHCEPIPEKVKLEPWLIEEMDKSISDAWLLGGEDNFAQLLYFILSENVSVDYQHSTTSVTPLMVAAGRGCINTTEQLLNLGANLNLRAGNEWTALDWARNMNQTECAELIEAYMKTYDCALQDDTVIHAKDVSLSEEDKLLLDVYHHTFNDDNINYDLLLQLILHIHLKMAPGSLLIFLPGYDDIVTMKEKINNEEKEMNQGLRYNLYVLHSNMQTCDQKKVFKPSPQGTRKIILATNIAETSITIDDVVYVIDSGKVKEKSFDAISGVCTLKSNWISQACAKQRKGRAGRCKKGICYRLFSSIRYNSMQPYQTPEILRLPLQELCLYTKHLAPGNTPIAEFLDRALEPPSNLVTRNAVQLLKTIDALDPWEDLTELGSHLLDLPIEPRLGKMLLYAVVLKCLDPVLTIVCSLAYKDPFVLPTQPSQKRAATAARKRFATNTYSDHMAVLRAFQGWQNARASGKERIFCEQNFISAAVMEMVVGMRTQILGQLRASGFVRARGPGDIRDLNSNSENWAVVKAALTAGLYPNLIRVDREHMQLRTQKAVKVFFHPSSTLRDYPKSPRMTSAQTHSANVETLPCDWLLYEEMSRTGHFCHVKMVTLVNPLTVALFCGPARLSVDVIYEAESVPESESDSEVDENNDGTIFKLDDWVVFKLDPETARFFLHLRQKWNALFLRRMKTPNKAMSQLDEKVVSTLVSVITNEEQACGLQQPSGIGQRPRPLIVDYYPANARRTDDFVEVNFST